In Haliaeetus albicilla chromosome 26, bHalAlb1.1, whole genome shotgun sequence, the sequence TCACTACTAACAAACCTTTACCGATTTCCAGTGTTGAAAAGACTATAGGGATGACAGTGcagactgcatttttcttttttaaaaagtggtttgccgggggtttttttcccctcaataaAGCTTCAGCCATTATAGAACTAAAGCTAACAATTCTGGGAAGAAAGAACTGTTGAGTATAAGATCATCTCCAGAAGTGTTCCTTTCCGTACCTTTGTGCTGGCGTAGTGCAAGTAGCACAAATAATAGCTTTTACATAAAGTGGTCATTTCTGCTCActgttggttcatttgtttattAGCCAAAGTAACACACCCACAAGCAACACAGCCAGACCTTGGTTTTAGAAAACTAGCAAATATGAAAAAGTTCCTCTTAATAGtacttccccccctccccccttgtTAAAATTGCACCACAGGTCCAGACTGAAGAAGGATACCACAAGGACATTTTCAAAGGCCCAACCAGCACTTCATTTCAGAATTATCTTTTTTCCAGAAACTCCATGTTGCTGCAGTACCACTTATCTGGGGTTAGCAACAGAAACTGGGATGTCACTGTTTATACTTGCAGCCTCTTGTCTGCTCTCTTTAGAAAACCAGACATTCTTGAGTTTAAACTGAGCGCAAGGCAAGCGCTTTGACCCTGTCTGAGGGTAGAAGCATGTCCAGAGCTGTTTGTACCACCAGAAGGAGGGTCTTGCAATTCACAGCTTTCCCCCTTGCTGATCTTACCACCCAGCTCTGGAAGTGGACAAATTCTGCCCAGCAGAATCTGCAACCAGCAGTACAGAAATGCCCTAAAAGACACTAATACTGACAAGGTCAGGTTTCTGTTTCCATGAGCAACTCAATCCAGTTGGAGCTCACACATTCATTAACTGGGGTAAAGGAAACTATTTGGgtacaaaaaaataatcatacaGTGTAGCAAGGTTTGGAAGCTTAGAAAGGAATAAATTAGGAACCAGAATCACACAACTTCTTGGGCCTGTCCCCCTGATGAACTGCAAGTTCCCATTTGTCCCAGACAGTCTCTGTTTCATCTCCATCTCGGGAGAGATTCCTCTACAGGTCAGTCCTTCTGCCCCCACATGCTACTACAGGCTAAAAAGGAGGCTGGCCAGCAGGACAGCAATGCCAGAACTCAAGGTGCCAACAAGGTGAAAAGGACTGCACCTGCTTGTTAACAGGGTGTGAGCTAGTCTTAGATAAAgagactgtttttttcttttgaaaaaaaccaggCAGATAATTTTCCTGCTAAGGAAGATCATCATCAGGGAAATGGGGTATCTTGCTAATCACCTAGTAGTGCTTAATTTTCAGGGGAGACTTTAGCATTAGatctcattttgaaaattaaggCAAGTAGCACTGCCTTCAACCAGTTCATGAAGTAACATCGTAACTCCAGACAtggcagggaggaaagggaggggttttggaggggagggggcagtAGGCCaactccttcctctcccctctggGAGAAGTTTCACACCAGTATCCCCTCCACTGCTAGGATGATTTAAAGGGTACTTCACCAACCATTCTGTTGAAGTCCTTTCCCAAAGTTGTCTTCAGTGTTGGCCTGGACCAGAGGCAAATCCTTCAGATGTGGACAGGTCAGTGCGGACGGCTGCTGGACTCCAGGTGGGAGCGTTTGCCGGCCGCTAGCACGCTGCTGCTCTCCGTTTGTTCAGGGAATGGGCGCTTGTAGGTCCGACCGTGTCCGTTCATTGCCCCTCGCTGCCACTTGCAGATGTCTCCGTTTAGGATGTCTTGAATGTGCTGCACTATAAGGTTTATAGCAACTGCAGAGGAACGGGAAATAAAGGACACGCAGGCTTTCTTGGCTGAGCTATCTAGAAAATGTGGAGCATCCAGCCCTGTTCAACTCAAGTTTTAACAAGCCCTTAAATGAAACTACGCCTGCCCTCTGCAGCGAGGTCAGACCTCAGCAGAAACCAGCAACTGCAGAACCAGCTTTAACACCAGTGTCCTGCTCTGCATCCCCAATCTCCCGTTGCTTTTTCCAGCCCTCCTCAGGCTGAGCAGCTGGTCATCCCATTCAGGCTCTGAGCAGCTCCCTCCCCTACAGCCCTCCAGCAAAACACTTTTCCTTAGAAGGATGCAAACCAGGCAGTGGTGTGCCACCTGCTCTCTTCCCAGCCCCAAAGGTGGTCTCCCCAGAGAAAACAGACAGAGAACCGAACTCCCTTTTACCCATGTTGTCAACTCCCCGGGGGATGATCACATCTGCATACTTCTTTGTCTGCAAAACAGTAACAGTGGTGGAGACTGTTAATGGGAAAAGCCAGCTTTATTCTAGGAAGAAGCTACCAAACGCCAGAAAGCTGGGGGCAAAGATAGAGGCGTTTCTGTGCTCTGGGGCTGCAAGTTAAAGCTCTTGGTCGTGGTCACACCTAAACGAATTGAGAAGTCATATTGGCTAACGTGCACTGGATTTAAGGTCAGGGATTGTTCTGATTGTCCCTTTGCAGTGAATTGCAAAGTAGAAGCAGGAGGTCAAGCGTGGAGTACTTGCTTTTACACTTCTGAAGAGTATGCTGCCTTCCAATGGGTCACCTGCTTCGGGCCTGAGGTCTGTTTGCTAAGAGCTGGTTCTAATCAGCATTTCACAAGCCATTGCTAAATATCTACCGAGAGCCAAGGTACCCAACGCGCATGTGAAATTCCTTCCTGCCTCTGATGACATTTTATTGATCTCTGCCACCACAGAGCccctgggttttttcccccctgctaCTTATAAAAAGGCTGGCTAATTCAGCATTTCTAATGACCACTTTTACAATCCCAGAATTGCTTTGATCTAGAGCAAGAGGCGCCTGAGCTGGCCTTTTCCATCTTATTTAATCCACATACCAAATTTTGTTCTCAAAGGGGTTTTTGCAAATTAATTTGATTACATGAGCACCTAAATTGGCCCCACATTATACTGTGTAGCAAGCAGATGCTGTAATGGTCTGCCCTGGGTTTTCACCAGCGTTCCCTGTTGAGAGTCTGCTGGAAACCaagctcttctttcttcccacaAGAATAAATGCAGAGTGGGAGTGTTTCAGTCAAAGGGACCTATGCTAAAATAGCCATGGCAGCAAGCAGTGAGAAAATGTGTGCAGCCTCTAGGGATTTCCACGGTGctttgcaagaagaaagaaccaacCATTTAAGTTCCTTAAACAAGCAGCTTGTAATGGTTAAATAGATACGGCGGAGGGGAGAGGGTTGGATTCATGAAATACGAGTATCAAAAGCCACCACTGCTGCACCTACAGTGCAGCTAATCCCCAGGCGACCctgctccttctcttcctccccaaagccccccccccccaaatcaaaTTAGTGAAACATTTGGTACCGGTAAGCAGAACTCCTCAAAGGCAGGCTTGACAAACGTGGTGTACTGGGTGAGGATCTGCTCAAGGTCTCTCCCGCGTTTCATATCTCGCAGAACTGGGACGGGAAGATAAACTCTGTGAGATTTACCACATGGCCAAGGATGGATAAGGAACACGAGCAGGCTGATGCTGCCCATGACGGCAGAGCATTAGTACCTCTGCGGGACAGCCGGACGTCAGAATCTGTGTCAACAAAGAGCCGGAGGTGGAACATGTCCCGAATGTCTTGGTTGTAGAAAACCAGGATCCCCTCAAAGAGAACAACGTCAGCGGGATAGACCACCGTTGTCTCCGCCAGCCTGCCAGGAAAAAACACCCAGAGCACGTTGTTCAATGGGTCTCGCACCGCAGTCCGGCGGTCTGTCCCCAGGCCCAGCTGGGGACACCCACATACACAGCCCAAGACTTTGCACAAAACTGAAACCTACCGAGAATGCGTCACGAAGTCATAGGTCGGTACCTCAACAGTTTTCCCCTCAACAATATTTTTCAGGGTTGTATGCATCAGATCATTATCAAAAGCATCTGCGAGAGGAAGGTTTAAAGAGAAGGATGTTCAGATGCTGGTATAGCAAATGTTCAGCTCAGATTTTCTAGGCCCGAAGGAAAAGCTCTCTGCCTAGTCTTGTGCCAGGGAAAAAGGAACTTcttaagcttttttctttcctaccaGGAGCAACCCAACACTCCCTGCCCAAGCTAGAACTGTTATACTTGGTTACGGAGATAAGGAAGAGAGAATTTGCTGTTTACAAGCAACTACAATACCAAGAAATTAAGAACCCGAATATGAAGCTAGGAATTGTGTGATTTTACCAAACCACTTGGTAATTGTATAATTTTGTGCAGCTCTTGGCCTGTTAGCTAAGAGTAATTTAGAAAACCTCAGACATCTTTAATGCTTTTCAAGAGCATTTGCTGGCTAGCCTACAGCAGGCTCTAGACTTCAGCCAAGGGCAGATCGTTGTCCCGTTTGCAATCCATAGCACTCCCTGAGCAGGACAAAGAGGGTGTCCTGAGGGTGTGGACAAAGAATATCAGGAAAGGATTTGGGGAACGATGCGCTTTGTCACAGAGCCTCTCAACAGCCGAGGACGAGGAGACGGAGCAGCGTGCGAGCCGGGACGCTCTCCAACTCTCTCCAGCATGGCTCTCTGCAAGGATGCACTAAAACAGCAGTCACCACCCGCAGCAGCGTGGCTTTCGCGACAGCAACGCGGACACGTGAAAGACAAACAGGTGTTTTGGTGGGAAAAAGAGCATTTCTGTTATCCGGCACTTCTCATTTCCTACAGGCCCTCGTAGCAAACCCCAGCTGCTCTCCAATCGCTACCTCAACCGCATTACAGAcgggaagggggaggaaaaaggcagCCAGGGTTTCTTTgggcccccccagcagcagcctcaccCGGGTGGTCGAAGTTGTACTGTCCCTTCAGCGCCTTGGCCTGCTGCTCGGCGGTCAGCACCTTGTAGAAGCTGTCCTGGCTGAGGATGAGCACCTTCCGCTGCCGGCGGTCCACCTCGttctgccccagcagctccatGATCTTCTCGCACACTGTGGACTGGGAGGGGACGGGGGGCTCAGGCAGAGTGGGGGGACCACGGACCCCAAGCCCAGCCTTTCCCCGCGGGGCAGCCGGGGACCGACACCCCCCCACCACACAtcaccacacacacaccacacatCACCACACACCACACATCACCACACACCACACATCACCACACACCACCACACACCACATCACCACACACCACATCACCACACACCGACCCTCCCGCCGGGGCTGGAGCCCGAGCCCGCCCCGGCACGCTGAGGCCGGCACCGGCGAACACCGCTCAGCTCCCCCGCGGGCCCGATCCCTGTCAGAAAACCGACGGTGGCGGTGCCGGTGTCTCACCTTGCCGCTGGCGGTGCCGCCGCTGACGCCGATGAGGAAAGGTTTGGGGTGCGGCCGCTCCGGTTCGGCTCCGCCGGCGGAGGCCATGGCGGGACGCGCTGCCGCGGGGGATGACGGGAGGTGTAgtccggcggcggcggcggggacaCGTGACGGGGCGGGGCCAAATGGCGGGGGCGGGGGCcaaggggcggggcggggccaaGTGacggggcggggccggcgcggcgGCCACACGTGCGCTGAGCGCGTCCGGTCTCAGCCCCCGCGGGGCCGCGTCCCGGTGGACGGACCGCGATAACGGCCTTAGATAACggcacccacccacccagcccccgcgggcgggcggccgtGGGCCCGTGACGAACGCGGTACAGACGCAGAAAGGCAAAGCCGGTTCCGAGACACGTAcacgcggggcggggggggggcgggaagacGAGCTACGCGTCCTGCTGCACACGACGGGTCCAGCTAAAACgttttgtatataaaataaagacGAATCACCCGTTTCTACacgaaaaaaaaaccccttcctcGTGtggctccccccgcccccgagcCCCGTGGGTGGCCGTACCGGGCGCGGCCCCCGCCCGCGCAGGGCCCTGGGCAAACAACCGGTCAATGATTAACGCGCCCGGCGCTGCGCtcccggccggggccgggcgagGACCGGGGGCcggagcggggtggggggggtagGGGCCCGGTCCCCGAGCCTCCGGCAAGTGGGGAGCCCGCGGGCACCGACGTGAGTGGGGTCGGGGCCGCGGGGGTGGCgaaagggctgggggggggaaggtggggggCTCGGCTGCGAGAGCCAGTCCCAGCCCGAAACGCGACCCTAattccggggggggggacacggttGGGGTCGGTGGGCCGGGGCTGTGCCCGCTCCTCCGCCCACGGCCTCCGTGTCCCCGCAGGGCGCTCGGTGGGATGGAGGGCGAGCCGCCGGTCGGGCCCCGGGGCCACGGTCCGGAGCGAGGGGGTGGcagcggggcggccgggggACCGTCCAGCTCCGGCACccgctgggacccccccacgGGCAACGGGGACGGACCCAcggtggtggcggcggcggtCAGCAACGCGGCCTTCGAGGGCGACCCGCCGCCCTATTCCCCGCCGGACCCCAAGAGCGTTCATCTCCTCTACCCGCCGTTCCCGGCCGGCTTCTCCCAGCAAGCGCCCGTCCTCTACCAGCCAGGGCGGGGGCCAGGACCATTCCCACCCCAGGGCATCCCACCCTCACCCCTGCCCTACACCACCGTACGTATCCCTCACCCTGACCGCAGCGGGGTCACCCCTTATTCCCCCCCTCCTGGGTTTGCGGGGTCCCAAGCGGCGCCCCAAACGATGCTTGAGCAGCACGACCCAAGAGGGGGTACaaggccggggtgggggggtcctgcAGCTCTAACCGCCCCCTGCCCCGCGTCGCAGTATGACGGGCAGCCGAGCACGGGGCCATCACCCGCCGGCTGTGGGCAGCGCTTGCCCAAGGACTACATGGTGGAGTCGGTGCTGGTGACCgtcttctgctgcctgctgaCCGGGGTCGTCGCCCTCCTCTACTCCCACGAGGTAAGGACCGCGCGGTTCTGATTTACACAAACCCACCCGGCACCTCGAATTCCCCCCTCCTGGTACTGCGGGTCTCTCCTAACCTTTCCCCTTCGCACCAGACCCGGGCTGCGCTCGGCCGTGGGGACGTGGCCCAGGCAAACGCGGCATCCAAAAAAGCCCAGTCGCTGGTCCTCTTCAGC encodes:
- the PRRT1B gene encoding proline rich transmembrane protein 1B; its protein translation is MEGEPPVGPRGHGPERGGGSGAAGGPSSSGTRWDPPTGNGDGPTVVAAAVSNAAFEGDPPPYSPPDPKSVHLLYPPFPAGFSQQAPVLYQPGRGPGPFPPQGIPPSPLPYTTYDGQPSTGPSPAGCGQRLPKDYMVESVLVTVFCCLLTGVVALLYSHETRAALGRGDVAQANAASKKAQSLVLFSLLFGLFASISWVVYVLVALYL
- the UCK1 gene encoding uridine-cytidine kinase 1; this encodes MASAGGAEPERPHPKPFLIGVSGGTASGKSTVCEKIMELLGQNEVDRRQRKVLILSQDSFYKVLTAEQQAKALKGQYNFDHPDAFDNDLMHTTLKNIVEGKTVEVPTYDFVTHSRLAETTVVYPADVVLFEGILVFYNQDIRDMFHLRLFVDTDSDVRLSRRVLRDMKRGRDLEQILTQYTTFVKPAFEEFCLPTKKYADVIIPRGVDNMVAINLIVQHIQDILNGDICKWQRGAMNGHGRTYKRPFPEQTESSSVLAAGKRSHLESSSRPH